In one Sphingobium indicum B90A genomic region, the following are encoded:
- the lpdA gene encoding dihydrolipoyl dehydrogenase, protein MADFDYDVLVIGAGPGGYVAAIRAAQLGLKTACAESRETLGGTCLNVGCIPSKALLHASELYEEAANGALAKLGVKIDKMSLDLDTMQGQRKDAVKGLTGGVEFLFKKNKVDWLKGLATFTGANTVQVAGKTVTAKNIVIATGSSVTPLPGVQVDNEGGRIVDSTGALELDKVPGHLVVVGGGVIGLELGSVWRRVGAKVTVVEYLDQILPGMDGEVRKEANKIFKKQGFEYKLGTKVTGAEVGKKGVTLTVEPAAGGAAEKIEADVVLVSIGRRPNTEGLGLDKIGLELNARGQIETDHDFATKVPGVWAIGDVIPGPMLAHKAEDEGIAVAENIAGLTGIVNHDVIPSVVYTKPEIAGVGLTEEAAKEKGAIKVGKFPMLANSRAKTNHEPDGFVKIIADAETDKVLGVWIIATVAGTMIAQAAQAMEFGASSEDIAYTCHAHPTHSEAIKEAAMAVTGKPIHM, encoded by the coding sequence ATGGCAGACTTCGATTATGACGTTCTGGTGATCGGCGCCGGTCCGGGCGGCTATGTCGCGGCGATCCGCGCCGCGCAGCTTGGCCTCAAGACCGCCTGCGCCGAAAGCCGGGAGACGCTGGGCGGCACCTGCCTCAATGTCGGCTGCATCCCGTCCAAGGCGCTGCTGCACGCCTCGGAACTCTATGAGGAAGCCGCGAATGGCGCGCTCGCCAAGCTGGGCGTCAAGATCGACAAGATGAGCCTGGACCTCGACACCATGCAGGGCCAGCGCAAGGACGCGGTGAAGGGCCTGACCGGCGGCGTCGAATTTCTGTTCAAGAAGAACAAGGTCGACTGGCTGAAGGGGCTGGCGACCTTCACCGGCGCCAACACCGTGCAGGTGGCGGGCAAGACCGTCACCGCGAAGAATATCGTCATCGCCACCGGATCGTCGGTGACGCCGCTGCCGGGCGTGCAGGTCGACAATGAAGGCGGCAGGATCGTCGATTCGACCGGCGCGCTGGAACTGGACAAGGTGCCGGGCCATCTGGTCGTGGTCGGCGGCGGCGTCATCGGCCTGGAACTGGGCTCGGTATGGCGGCGCGTCGGCGCCAAGGTCACGGTGGTCGAATATCTCGACCAGATCCTGCCCGGCATGGACGGCGAAGTCCGCAAGGAAGCCAACAAGATCTTCAAGAAGCAGGGCTTCGAGTACAAGCTCGGCACCAAGGTCACGGGCGCGGAAGTCGGCAAGAAGGGCGTGACCCTGACCGTCGAACCCGCCGCCGGGGGTGCGGCCGAGAAGATCGAGGCCGATGTCGTGCTGGTGTCCATCGGCCGCCGTCCGAACACCGAAGGGCTTGGCCTCGACAAGATCGGCCTGGAACTCAACGCCCGCGGCCAGATCGAGACCGATCATGACTTCGCGACCAAGGTTCCGGGCGTCTGGGCGATCGGCGACGTCATCCCCGGCCCGATGCTGGCGCACAAGGCCGAGGATGAGGGCATCGCTGTCGCGGAGAATATCGCGGGCCTGACCGGCATCGTGAACCATGACGTGATCCCGTCGGTCGTCTACACCAAGCCGGAAATCGCGGGCGTCGGCCTGACCGAAGAGGCCGCCAAGGAGAAGGGCGCGATCAAGGTCGGCAAGTTCCCGATGCTGGCGAACAGCCGCGCCAAGACCAATCATGAGCCGGACGGCTTCGTGAAGATCATCGCCGATGCCGAAACCGACAAGGTGCTGGGCGTCTGGATCATCGCCACGGTCGCGGGCACGATGATCGCCCAGGCGGCGCAGGCGATGGAGTTCGGCGCTTCGAGCGAGGACATTGCCTATACCTGCCACGCCCATCCGACGCACAGCGAGGCGATCAAGGAAGCGGCCATGGCCGTGACGGGCAAGCCCATCCATATGTGA